The proteins below are encoded in one region of Pseudomonadota bacterium:
- a CDS encoding DEAD/DEAH box helicase: protein MNDTQQSVTETEAPPESRGFDALPLGKQVRRALDEMGYAEPTSVQSATYGPAVEGRDIIVQSQTGTGKTTAFGLPLVDRLVSDAACSQALILVPTRELALQNADELSRLSQQLSIGVSAIYGGAAMQPQIDQLRRGTQIVCGTPGRVLDHLKRGTLDVTGLRVLVLDEVDEMLSMGFARELGAILERLPPKRQTMCFSATVDDDVRRIAQRHMHEPEFIGLSSDAVAAAKIAHYAFMVPGKDRTRD from the coding sequence CTGGGCAAGCAGGTTCGTCGAGCCCTTGACGAGATGGGCTACGCGGAACCGACTTCGGTGCAGTCCGCGACCTATGGCCCGGCCGTGGAAGGCCGAGACATCATCGTCCAGTCCCAAACTGGGACGGGAAAGACAACAGCCTTCGGGCTTCCACTGGTGGATCGGCTCGTGAGCGATGCTGCATGCAGCCAAGCGCTGATCCTGGTGCCGACTCGCGAGCTCGCATTGCAGAACGCCGACGAGCTTAGCCGGCTCAGCCAGCAGCTCAGCATCGGTGTGTCAGCGATCTACGGCGGGGCCGCCATGCAACCGCAAATAGACCAGCTCAGGAGGGGGACACAAATCGTGTGCGGTACCCCGGGCCGCGTGCTCGATCACCTCAAGCGCGGCACGCTCGACGTGACCGGGCTCCGAGTGCTGGTGCTAGACGAAGTGGACGAGATGCTCTCCATGGGTTTCGCCCGCGAGCTCGGTGCGATCCTGGAGCGACTTCCACCCAAGCGCCAGACGATGTGCTTTTCGGCTACCGTGGACGATGATGTGCGACGAATCGCACAGCGGCACATGCACGAACCCGAATTCATCGGGCTTTCAAGCGATGCAGTCGCAGCGGCGAAGATCGCGCACTACGCCTTCATGGTCCCCGGCAAAGATCGTACCCGCGAT